Proteins from one Sabethes cyaneus chromosome 2, idSabCyanKW18_F2, whole genome shotgun sequence genomic window:
- the LOC128737366 gene encoding WD repeat-containing protein 74 produces the protein MKFSTSNAKCSSYSGKHVIYIGTHTGSFKKLEPFEEDPYRQLNLQQIDVLNKTSKVTCMEFGNSEQTEILIGRANHYVKVFNCPNEDTSSSFEAGEGEVVGLGRSNGCIVVGTSNGTVKIVKYPEPIEFSAGENLAKLRVYQQDPTLMVTGGKGLKQIIKVWDLETQKATFTAKNVRKDMLELEQPVWENDVAFVDRNTVASCSRHGYVRVYDLRGPQRRPVQAYSPPDDLLAFTCLANHGQYLYAGTTTVGTRAFDIRKMKNHIHVYKGFTGTVTSLSIDATGSYLFSSCLDRYTRVHNAQKTAMVYQCYVKSKPTQILCAEYQPKVTTTEEDDDLILVEESKDDDEVDSEYEDMFAKMQTVDEKMASNKRKSNAAQQDQPKAKITKKKIKTKK, from the exons ATGAAATTCTCTACTAGCAACGCCAAATGCTCTTCCTATAGTGGAAAGCATGTTATCTACATTGGAACGCACACAGGATCctttaaaa AGCTTGAACCTTTCGAAGAGGATCCCTACCGGCAGTTGAACCTACagcaaattgatgtcctgaacaaAACTTCCAAGGTAACATGTATGGAATTTGGCAATTCGGAGCAAACGGAAATTTTGATTGGCCGAGCCAATCACTACGTGAAAGTTTTCAACTGTCCCAACGAAGATACATCGTCAAGTTTTGAAGCCGGGGAAGGTGAAGTGGTTGGATTGGGCAGATCCAATGG CTGCATTGTCGTTGGAACCAGCAACGGTACtgtaaaaatagtaaaataCCCGGAACCAATCGAATTCTCCGCAGGAGAAAACCTCGCCAAGTTACGAGTCTACCAGCAAGACCCTACGCTGATGGTCACGGGAGGCAAAGGACTAAAGCAAATCATTAAAGTGTGGGATTTAGAAACACAAAAGGCTACCTTCACGGCTAAAAACGTCCGGAAGGACATGCTAGAGTTGGAGCAACCGGTTTGGGAAAATGATGTAGCGTTCGTCGATCGAAATACAGTGGCTTCCTGCTCGCGTCACGGTTACGTACGAGTGTATGACCTTCGGGGTCCGCAACGCCGTCCAGTGCAAGCTTACTCACCACCGGACGACCTGCTAGCGTTTACGTGTCTCGCAAACCATGGACAGTACCTGTACGCCGGTACAACTACGGTGGGCACACGAGCTTTCGAtatacgaaaaatgaaaaaccataTTCACGTTTACAAAGGATTCACCGGAACAGTTACAAGCTTGAGTATTGATGCCACTGGAAGTTATCTATTTTCTTCCTGTTTGGATCGCTATACTCGCGTTCACAATGCACAAAAAACGGCAATGGTTTACCAGTGTTACGTAAAGTCGAAACCAACTCAGATCCTATGTGCGGAATATCAGCCGAAAGTAACCACTACTGAGGAAGACGATGATTTAATTCTAGTGGAAGAAAGCAAAGACGACGATGAAGTCGATTCGGAATATGAGGATATGTTTGCAAAAATGCAAACTGTTGA cgAAAAAATGGCATCGAACAAACGGAAAAGTAACGCTGCGCAGCAAGATCAGCCCAAGGCTAAAATAactaagaagaaaataaaaacgaaaaaataa